In Sardina pilchardus chromosome 8, fSarPil1.1, whole genome shotgun sequence, the genomic window aaactgTAACTTTAAGACATCCCCAAATTAATGTCAGATGAAGTTGCTTACAGTAGGTAGGCTACTTCGATGACCAATTTTGATGAATGCAATAAAATCCCTAAATCGACTAGCGCTGTGTGGCTTACAAACCTCTCATCACTGTCCGTACAGAACGTACGAGATTCATGAGTTGCATTTTGATTCCTGGTTCTTCACCAAATCCCCCTACATTTTGATCAACACTCCAGCCGActgaacaaaagaaagaaaaagagatgagATTTGAAAAGGTGTCTTCACTAAATTGCAGACATGTTTTCCAAGCACATAAGAGCATTCAGGGACAGCAAGCTAGCTAGATCCTTAGCCAGTTAAATTAGTGGGATTGGTAGCtattataaatatataacaCACATGTAAGATAACTGCTTGGGCAAAAAACTGTGTTACTTTTGCTAAGAAATCGCTCCTCGTGTAGCACAGCAACAGCATTTACTCCAAGAATTACCGCCTGTATTAACGCATACAAGGTGAACGCCATCTTTGGTTATTGACAACTGACGTCAGGGACAAGGAGGTATGGCAACTGTGAGGGGACAAATAACATTCATCAACGTGAAATATCACAAATGAAAAAAGGTTT contains:
- the LOC134088734 gene encoding immediate early response 3-interacting protein 1-like, which produces MAFTLYALIQAVILGVNAVAVLHEERFLSKIGWSVDQNVGGFGEEPGIKMQLMNLVRSVRTVMRVPLIAVNAVCIVLLLLFG